In Candidatus Promineifilum breve, one genomic interval encodes:
- the rpsF gene encoding 30S ribosomal protein S6 yields MREYEVTVIIQPQLEEAERTQLIERLSNLLIPGPKEDGALVANHWGVRQLAYPIKKFTEGYYVLYEAKLDATRIKDIERSMQYNEDVLRYLVIRKGE; encoded by the coding sequence GTGCGCGAATACGAAGTGACTGTGATCATCCAACCCCAGTTGGAAGAAGCTGAACGTACCCAATTGATCGAACGGCTCAGCAATTTATTGATCCCCGGCCCCAAAGAGGATGGCGCGTTGGTCGCCAATCATTGGGGCGTCCGCCAGTTAGCCTACCCCATCAAGAAGTTCACGGAAGGGTACTACGTCCTCTATGAGGCCAAGCTGGACGCGACCCGCATCAAGGACATCGAGCGCAGCATGCAGTATAACGAGGACGTCCTGCGTTATCTGGTCATTCGCAAGGGCGAATAA
- the radA gene encoding DNA repair protein RadA: MAKRQTQYVCQSCGRTTPAYMGRCPRCNEFDTMVEQVVESETATKGRRSPGSLTSRPVRLHEVETDGLDRLALPVQEFSRVLGGGLVPGSLILVGGDPGIGKSTLLLEIAGLAANLHGPVLYVSGEESARQIKMRAERLKMDAHDLFLVTETNLRAILDHITEVRPIMAIIDSIQTTYDDSLNSSAGSVTQVRESASRFQELAKQSGVVIVLVGHVTKEGAIAGPRVLEHIVDTVLYLEGDPFHRYRLLRSVKNRFGATSEVGVFEMVEQGMVEVLNPSEAFLAERQANSPGSAIAVTLEGTRPLLVEVQALASATTFTNPRRTPVGIDLNRLLLLTAVLTRRVHIPLHDKDVFVNVIGGLQISEPAADLGVALAIASSVKDRPVHADMAFFGEVGLSGELRAVSQLEPRLKEAAKLGFKRCLIPRTRQMNAAAMPPGLEIITCRTLQEAVDLALVR; this comes from the coding sequence ATGGCGAAACGACAAACACAATACGTGTGTCAGAGTTGCGGCCGGACGACCCCGGCCTACATGGGCCGCTGCCCGCGCTGCAACGAGTTCGACACAATGGTCGAGCAGGTGGTTGAATCCGAGACGGCGACCAAGGGGCGGCGCTCGCCCGGCTCGCTTACGTCGCGGCCGGTGCGGCTGCACGAGGTGGAGACCGACGGCCTCGACCGGCTGGCCCTGCCGGTGCAGGAGTTCTCGCGCGTGCTGGGCGGCGGCCTCGTGCCCGGCTCGCTCATCCTGGTCGGCGGCGATCCAGGTATCGGTAAATCGACCCTGTTATTGGAGATCGCCGGGCTGGCCGCCAATCTCCACGGCCCGGTGCTCTACGTCTCCGGCGAGGAGAGCGCGCGGCAGATCAAGATGCGCGCCGAGCGGCTGAAGATGGACGCCCACGATCTCTTCCTGGTGACCGAAACCAATCTGCGGGCCATCCTGGATCACATTACCGAGGTGCGGCCGATCATGGCCATCATCGACAGTATCCAGACGACCTATGACGACAGCCTCAATTCCTCGGCCGGCAGCGTCACCCAGGTGCGCGAATCGGCGTCGCGGTTCCAGGAGCTGGCCAAGCAGTCGGGCGTCGTCATCGTCCTGGTCGGCCACGTGACCAAGGAAGGGGCCATCGCCGGGCCGCGCGTGCTGGAGCACATCGTCGATACCGTTCTCTATCTGGAGGGCGATCCGTTCCATCGCTACCGGCTATTGCGCAGCGTCAAGAATCGCTTCGGCGCGACCAGTGAGGTGGGCGTCTTCGAGATGGTCGAGCAGGGCATGGTCGAAGTGCTCAACCCGTCGGAGGCATTTCTGGCCGAACGCCAGGCCAATTCCCCCGGCTCGGCCATCGCCGTCACGCTGGAGGGCACACGGCCGCTGCTGGTGGAGGTGCAAGCCCTGGCCAGCGCCACGACCTTCACCAACCCGCGCCGGACGCCCGTCGGCATCGACTTGAACCGGCTGCTGCTGCTGACCGCCGTCCTGACCCGCCGCGTCCACATTCCGCTGCACGACAAGGACGTGTTCGTCAACGTCATCGGCGGCTTGCAGATCAGCGAGCCGGCGGCCGACCTGGGCGTGGCCTTAGCCATCGCCAGCAGCGTCAAGGACCGGCCGGTCCACGCCGACATGGCCTTCTTTGGCGAGGTCGGCCTCAGCGGTGAGTTGCGCGCCGTCAGTCAACTGGAGCCGCGCCTGAAGGAAGCGGCCAAGCTGGGCTTCAAGCGCTGCCTGATTCCCCGCACCCGGCAGATGAACGCGGCGGCCATGCCGCCGGGGCTGGAGATCATCACCTGCCGCACGTTGCAGGAAGCGGTTGATCTGGCCTTGGTGCGCTAG
- a CDS encoding lysylphosphatidylglycerol synthase transmembrane domain-containing protein yields MITNNATRPTHHAWRRYLPWLNLGLTVLLIIAGLWYLSTRVSLAAVGAALAGAKPFYVLLAVGLMLLTVALKGWRWQLMFPPERSPERPAERTPVSFAAAFWAVALGQYVNLIVPFLRLGEVARLYALNQESGASAGRALGTLVIEKTLDLIFFGLTILFILPFVILPDFINRPGPMLLLLPLLLLVVLYLLAYRTELVIRFWQRLIAPLPERPRALLMRLAVAGLEGLAALRDRRLTLATLLLSLAIAVLSVVLPYALFPALALPLTLLDAALIHIAVSIAITPPSTPAKIGVFNGAAALMLWQFGLTDETLIAGYAILLYLVVVGPQLLLGLIAASRTKWRWNAGIAAVPPAAPDQV; encoded by the coding sequence TTGATCACGAATAACGCGACTCGGCCGACACATCACGCCTGGCGGCGCTATTTGCCGTGGCTGAATCTGGGCCTGACGGTGCTCCTCATCATCGCCGGCCTGTGGTATCTGTCCACACGGGTCAGTCTGGCCGCCGTCGGCGCGGCGCTGGCCGGCGCGAAGCCGTTCTACGTCTTGCTGGCCGTGGGGTTGATGCTGCTGACGGTGGCGCTCAAAGGCTGGCGCTGGCAATTGATGTTTCCGCCAGAGCGGTCGCCCGAGCGGCCGGCCGAACGAACGCCCGTCTCCTTCGCCGCCGCCTTCTGGGCCGTGGCCCTGGGCCAATACGTCAACCTCATCGTGCCCTTCCTGCGCCTGGGCGAAGTGGCCCGCCTGTATGCCCTCAATCAGGAAAGCGGCGCATCGGCCGGGCGGGCGCTGGGTACGCTAGTGATCGAGAAGACACTCGACCTCATCTTCTTCGGCCTGACCATCCTCTTCATTCTGCCGTTCGTCATCCTGCCCGACTTCATCAACCGGCCGGGGCCGATGCTGTTGCTCCTGCCGCTGTTGCTGCTGGTTGTCCTCTACCTGTTGGCCTACCGGACGGAGCTGGTCATCCGCTTCTGGCAGCGGCTTATCGCCCCTCTGCCCGAACGGCCGCGCGCGCTTCTCATGCGGCTGGCCGTGGCCGGGCTGGAGGGCCTGGCGGCGCTGCGCGACCGGCGTTTGACGCTGGCGACGCTGCTCCTGTCGCTCGCCATCGCCGTGCTGTCCGTCGTCTTGCCCTACGCGCTATTCCCGGCGCTCGCCCTGCCGCTCACTCTGCTCGATGCCGCCCTCATCCACATCGCCGTCAGCATTGCCATCACCCCACCCAGTACCCCGGCCAAGATCGGCGTGTTCAACGGCGCGGCGGCGCTGATGCTGTGGCAATTCGGCCTGACCGACGAGACGCTCATCGCCGGCTACGCCATCCTGCTCTACCTCGTCGTCGTGGGGCCGCAGCTCTTGCTGGGTCTCATCGCCGCCTCGCGCACCAAATGGCGCTGGAACGCCGGTATCGCCGCCGTTCCGCCGGCCGCCCCTGATCAGGTATGA
- a CDS encoding glycosyltransferase, producing the protein MTAPPISVIIPAYNAARTIGPCLAALREQAFDKPYEIIVVDDGSTDGTAEIARTAGATVISTPRGRPAAARNAGIRAAQGAIICCTDADCAPQPDWLRELTAPFDDPAIMAAKGAYETRQRALVARFVQLEYEDKYDRLRQQPAIDFIDTYSAAYRRDVLLDNEGFDVRFDYLEDQELSFRLAARGCRMVFRETAVVDHRHSATVRAYLRKKGIIGYWKAQVVRRHPDRAGGDSHTPPVMKVQMLLAMLTLAAVVAGVMGLLLWPGEVVARSLLVWGPAALAALAFVATTLPFVAKAWRKDRPVAVVAPFLLFGRAVALSLGYAWGMLQPRRAITGQPPGKGEGFLPNERST; encoded by the coding sequence ATGACCGCTCCGCCCATCTCCGTGATTATCCCCGCCTATAACGCCGCCCGGACGATTGGCCCGTGTCTGGCGGCGCTACGCGAGCAGGCGTTCGATAAGCCCTACGAAATCATCGTCGTCGATGACGGCTCGACCGACGGCACGGCCGAAATTGCGCGCACGGCGGGCGCGACCGTCATCTCCACCCCGCGCGGCCGACCGGCGGCGGCGCGCAATGCCGGTATTCGCGCCGCACAGGGGGCCATCATCTGCTGCACCGACGCCGATTGCGCCCCCCAGCCCGATTGGTTGCGCGAACTAACGGCCCCGTTCGACGACCCGGCGATCATGGCCGCCAAAGGAGCCTACGAGACGCGGCAACGGGCGCTGGTGGCCCGCTTCGTGCAACTGGAATATGAAGACAAATACGACCGCCTGCGCCAACAGCCGGCCATCGACTTCATCGACACCTACTCGGCCGCCTATCGCCGCGACGTGTTGCTGGACAATGAAGGGTTTGACGTGCGCTTCGATTATCTGGAAGATCAGGAGCTATCCTTTCGCCTGGCCGCCCGTGGTTGCCGCATGGTCTTTCGCGAGACGGCCGTCGTCGATCATCGGCACAGCGCCACTGTGCGCGCCTACTTGCGCAAGAAGGGGATCATCGGCTATTGGAAGGCCCAGGTCGTGCGCCGCCATCCCGACCGCGCGGGCGGCGATTCCCACACGCCGCCGGTGATGAAGGTGCAGATGCTGCTGGCGATGCTGACCCTGGCGGCCGTCGTGGCTGGGGTCATGGGCTTGCTCCTGTGGCCGGGCGAGGTTGTGGCGCGCTCCCTGTTGGTCTGGGGGCCGGCGGCGTTGGCGGCTCTCGCTTTCGTCGCCACGACCCTGCCGTTCGTCGCCAAGGCGTGGCGCAAAGACCGGCCGGTGGCGGTGGTAGCGCCCTTTTTGCTGTTCGGCCGGGCGGTGGCGCTGAGCCTGGGCTACGCCTGGGGAATGCTCCAGCCGCGACGCGCCATTACCGGCCAACCACCGGGCAAGGGAGAAGGTTTTTTGCCCAATGAGCGCTCGACTTGA
- a CDS encoding glycosyltransferase family 117 protein has product MIAPNPATPLTSNVNEPAALRLYAAAATLVTLGVYLLTLAPDLSWANAATDGGELITAAVTLGIPHPPGYPLYVILGKVFSLLPVGTVALRFNLLSAVCGALAVGVLVLAIGAYHRGRVRPPVAVAAALLFGFAPLVWSQAIVTEVYTLNLLLLAVFLLAWSRAGASGWSGFWLGLAITTHLTSLLMLPALLVGHRRSRAVVGLTVAGLALGLTPLLLLPLLARGDSPVVWGQPTDLAGWWWLVSGRLYAANVQPALDGERLLSLLRALAFGPAALIMARRTAGTTVGEWVVAIQRQRSSIVLAIIALAYAAFALVYGATDAAVMLLPGLMVAVLLLSPRLAMLGRASLLLPLLLVIWGYPTQKLSGREPRALADAVFAAAPPDAILLASGDQTTFTLWYFHHVEGRRPDIVVADADLFAFDWYRARLARQNPAILVPVADDLAAFQRLHASHRPFCAVGLAAPLPAGSPSDSRPSGGAPYLNCIERVN; this is encoded by the coding sequence ATGATCGCGCCCAACCCCGCCACGCCGCTGACGTCGAACGTCAACGAGCCGGCCGCCCTGCGCCTCTACGCGGCGGCGGCGACCCTCGTCACGTTGGGCGTCTACCTGCTCACGCTGGCCCCCGACCTGAGCTGGGCCAACGCCGCAACCGACGGCGGCGAACTGATCACCGCCGCGGTCACCCTGGGCATCCCCCACCCGCCGGGCTATCCCCTCTACGTCATCCTGGGCAAGGTATTCAGCCTGCTGCCAGTGGGCACGGTCGCCCTGCGCTTCAATTTGCTGTCGGCCGTCTGTGGCGCGTTGGCCGTCGGTGTCCTCGTCCTGGCTATCGGGGCGTATCACCGGGGCCGTGTACGCCCGCCGGTCGCTGTCGCGGCGGCGCTTCTCTTCGGCTTCGCGCCGCTGGTCTGGAGCCAGGCCATCGTGACCGAGGTCTACACGCTGAACCTGCTGCTGCTGGCCGTCTTTCTGCTGGCCTGGAGCCGCGCCGGGGCGTCCGGTTGGAGCGGCTTCTGGCTGGGGCTGGCGATCACCACCCACCTGACGTCGCTGCTGATGCTGCCTGCCCTGCTGGTCGGGCACCGGCGTAGTCGGGCCGTGGTCGGTCTGACCGTAGCCGGTCTGGCGCTGGGCCTCACGCCGTTATTGCTGCTGCCGCTATTGGCGCGGGGCGATAGTCCGGTGGTCTGGGGACAGCCGACCGATCTCGCCGGGTGGTGGTGGCTCGTCAGCGGCCGGCTCTACGCCGCCAACGTTCAGCCCGCGCTGGACGGGGAGCGCCTGCTGAGCCTGTTGCGCGCGCTGGCCTTTGGCCCGGCGGCGCTCATCATGGCCCGCCGGACGGCCGGAACCACGGTTGGCGAGTGGGTCGTCGCGATTCAGCGGCAACGCTCGTCGATTGTGTTAGCGATTATCGCTTTGGCCTACGCCGCGTTTGCACTGGTGTATGGCGCAACCGACGCGGCGGTCATGCTTTTGCCCGGCCTGATGGTGGCTGTCTTGCTCCTATCGCCACGCCTAGCCATGCTTGGCCGCGCGTCGCTGTTGCTGCCCTTGCTCCTGGTCATCTGGGGCTACCCAACCCAAAAGTTGAGCGGCCGCGAGCCGCGCGCGCTGGCCGACGCCGTTTTCGCCGCCGCGCCACCCGATGCCATTCTCCTCGCGTCCGGCGACCAGACGACCTTTACGCTCTGGTATTTTCACCACGTCGAAGGCCGGCGACCCGACATTGTTGTGGCAGACGCCGATCTGTTCGCCTTCGACTGGTATCGGGCGCGACTGGCCCGACAAAATCCAGCCATCCTAGTTCCCGTGGCCGATGATCTGGCCGCCTTCCAGCGGCTCCATGCGTCGCACCGTCCATTCTGCGCGGTTGGTTTGGCTGCCCCATTGCCGGCGGGATCACCTTCAGATAGCCGGCCATCCGGCGGCGCACCCTATCTCAACTGCATCGAGAGAGTCAATTGA
- a CDS encoding DUF4012 domain-containing protein — protein MTAKNRPIDPPSAPEAAREKAQPVTSPNTGRIARLLILAGLLILLVWLGLKTWRVIAAAQSLLAVEEEARALLSGGLNSLDPDAAEALVLGARADIVTLHRELDIARPVAPYLGWIPRFGPTLVAAPYLLDMADAGSEAGALAVSSLKPALAVIQHDDFSAARLGELLPILTAATPDIVAAQDALQRVSAARQALDDAVAVDQLPWRVRQLLQLADEYLPLAQDGLRLTPSLPALLGQDGPRRYLILAQNEDEMRATGGFITGAGVITVQNGQIIDLTFRDANQVDNWANKPYDFPPQPFYDFMGAELFLFRDANYWPDFPTSAQKAMELFVYGQDAPPLDGVIAIDQAFLRALVDATGPVPIPGTDRKINADNLLEMLRQARDIQEGQDVADWVNNRKAFLGGFATAIQAKLESDFGSIDPVKLARNMIGAIDNRHLSIYVRDPAVAAVLAANGWDGRLPEAPPGDFWMAVDTNMGFNKANVMVERSLQYVVSLGDRPQATLALNYRHTGPPSNEACFQGVEDEFEQAADYLTLADQCYWNFLRVYAPRGSRLLDSSTHLVPGDTLFNGVTWENAAQTYDEMPGLATFGNFMLLPRGAEGTVYFQYELPAGVVVSEDGDTVYRLTIHKQPGTRPEPLYLTVSLPSGAELLEASPTPTQVDGDIFIFELSLASDMELTMRYR, from the coding sequence TTGACAGCCAAAAACCGTCCCATTGATCCACCGTCCGCCCCGGAAGCGGCGCGGGAGAAGGCCCAGCCCGTCACGTCACCCAACACGGGCCGCATCGCGCGGTTGCTCATCCTGGCCGGCTTGCTCATCCTGTTGGTCTGGCTGGGGCTAAAGACGTGGCGCGTCATCGCGGCGGCCCAATCGTTGTTGGCCGTCGAGGAGGAGGCACGGGCCTTGCTGAGCGGCGGGCTGAACAGTCTCGATCCCGACGCGGCCGAGGCGCTGGTGCTGGGCGCGCGGGCCGACATTGTGACTCTCCACCGCGAACTGGACATTGCGCGGCCCGTCGCCCCCTATCTCGGCTGGATCCCGCGCTTCGGCCCGACGCTGGTGGCCGCGCCCTATCTGCTGGATATGGCCGATGCCGGTTCCGAGGCGGGCGCGCTGGCCGTCAGCAGCCTGAAGCCGGCCCTGGCCGTCATCCAGCATGACGATTTCAGCGCCGCCCGGCTGGGCGAACTACTGCCTATTCTGACCGCCGCCACGCCCGATATCGTCGCCGCGCAGGACGCGTTGCAACGGGTTAGCGCCGCCCGCCAGGCCCTGGACGACGCCGTCGCCGTCGATCAATTGCCGTGGCGCGTGCGGCAACTGCTCCAACTGGCGGATGAGTATTTGCCCCTGGCGCAGGATGGTCTGCGTCTCACCCCGTCGTTGCCCGCGTTGTTGGGGCAGGATGGGCCGCGGCGCTATCTCATCCTGGCCCAGAACGAGGACGAGATGCGGGCCACCGGTGGCTTTATCACCGGCGCGGGCGTCATCACCGTTCAGAACGGCCAGATCATCGATCTGACCTTTCGCGATGCCAATCAGGTCGATAACTGGGCCAACAAGCCCTATGACTTTCCGCCGCAACCGTTTTATGACTTTATGGGGGCCGAGCTATTCCTGTTCCGCGACGCCAACTACTGGCCCGATTTCCCGACCTCGGCCCAAAAAGCCATGGAGTTGTTCGTCTATGGTCAGGACGCGCCGCCGCTGGACGGGGTCATCGCCATCGATCAGGCATTCCTGCGCGCGCTCGTCGATGCCACCGGCCCGGTGCCCATTCCCGGCACAGACCGGAAAATCAACGCCGACAATCTGCTGGAAATGTTGCGGCAGGCGCGCGACATTCAGGAAGGGCAGGATGTGGCCGATTGGGTCAACAATCGCAAGGCGTTTCTGGGCGGCTTCGCCACGGCCATCCAGGCCAAGCTGGAGAGCGACTTTGGCTCAATCGACCCGGTGAAGCTGGCCCGCAACATGATCGGCGCGATCGACAATCGCCACCTGTCGATCTACGTGCGCGATCCGGCCGTGGCCGCCGTGCTGGCCGCGAACGGTTGGGACGGCCGCCTGCCGGAAGCCCCGCCCGGCGATTTCTGGATGGCGGTGGACACCAACATGGGCTTTAATAAAGCCAACGTGATGGTCGAGCGCTCGTTGCAATACGTCGTCAGCCTCGGCGATCGGCCGCAGGCCACGCTGGCCCTGAACTATCGCCACACCGGCCCACCGTCGAATGAGGCTTGTTTTCAGGGCGTCGAAGATGAGTTCGAGCAGGCGGCGGATTATCTGACGCTGGCCGATCAATGTTACTGGAACTTTCTGCGCGTCTATGCGCCGCGGGGCAGCCGGCTGCTCGACTCCAGCACCCACCTCGTGCCGGGCGATACGCTGTTCAACGGCGTCACCTGGGAAAACGCGGCGCAGACCTACGACGAGATGCCCGGCCTGGCGACGTTCGGCAATTTTATGCTCCTGCCGCGCGGCGCCGAGGGCACGGTCTATTTTCAGTACGAGCTACCGGCCGGCGTTGTGGTGAGTGAGGATGGCGACACGGTTTACCGGCTGACCATTCACAAACAGCCGGGCACGCGCCCCGAGCCGCTCTACCTGACGGTGTCGCTGCCGAGCGGCGCGGAATTATTGGAAGCTTCGCCCACGCCCACGCAGGTTGACGGCGACATATTCATCTTTGAATTATCGCTGGCAAGCGATATGGAACTGACCATGCGCTATCGCTAG
- a CDS encoding SH3 domain-containing protein has product MNKKLLMIVLIAIGVFVVGRAGMAKAQGGTIPTRTPTPGPEQPTQVIPTATDDGPDNPPPPPATETTAPPAATSTATLPPPAASTATTQPPAATLVTAGQAATTAATAECDDTPIIEANRRMAVYAGPGGDFEILASLATGETRVILGRAGYADWWQIQLSPDVIAWVDDEDVTVHGNVAGVSIVDPPAINGATPTRGPAWNPTPPPFVPCGPTATVTATATSTATPAILPTVATDQTGAGGEAAGAAATTAPPAATSAAGSATPAATDEAAMGSGVDSRGSEDSRAAGPTSAVNLVLPIVGLGLIGGGIILALMARNRGTKPPAAPKE; this is encoded by the coding sequence ATGAATAAAAAATTGTTGATGATTGTACTGATCGCCATCGGCGTGTTCGTCGTGGGTAGGGCGGGGATGGCCAAGGCGCAGGGCGGCACGATTCCGACGCGAACCCCCACGCCCGGCCCCGAGCAACCGACGCAAGTCATCCCCACGGCTACCGACGACGGCCCCGATAACCCACCGCCGCCGCCGGCCACGGAAACAACCGCCCCGCCCGCGGCCACATCCACGGCCACCCTCCCGCCACCGGCGGCGAGCACAGCCACGACGCAACCACCGGCGGCAACCCTCGTTACCGCCGGTCAGGCGGCAACGACGGCGGCGACGGCTGAATGCGACGACACGCCGATCATCGAGGCCAACCGGCGCATGGCCGTCTATGCCGGGCCGGGCGGCGATTTCGAAATCCTGGCCTCGCTGGCGACCGGCGAAACCAGGGTCATCCTCGGCCGCGCCGGCTATGCCGACTGGTGGCAGATCCAACTGTCCCCCGACGTGATCGCCTGGGTCGATGACGAAGACGTCACCGTCCACGGCAACGTCGCCGGCGTGTCCATCGTCGATCCGCCGGCCATCAACGGCGCGACCCCGACGCGCGGCCCGGCCTGGAACCCCACGCCGCCGCCGTTCGTCCCCTGTGGCCCAACGGCCACCGTCACGGCCACGGCCACGTCCACCGCCACGCCGGCGATTTTGCCGACGGTCGCCACGGATCAGACCGGAGCGGGCGGCGAAGCGGCCGGCGCGGCGGCGACAACCGCACCCCCGGCGGCCACCAGCGCGGCCGGCAGCGCCACGCCGGCCGCAACAGATGAAGCAGCGATGGGCAGCGGCGTCGATTCGCGCGGCTCCGAGGATTCGCGCGCGGCCGGGCCGACCAGCGCCGTCAATCTCGTGCTGCCCATCGTCGGGCTGGGCCTCATCGGCGGCGGCATCATTCTGGCCCTGATGGCCCGCAATCGGGGGACGAAACCGCCGGCCGCGCCCAAAGAGTAG